The genomic DNA CGCATACTAATAAGCATCTATCCGTCGTGCTTAGGCGAGATACGCTTACCGGCTCGGGCGGTAGCGCGCATGACGGATAAATGTCTGTTGGACTAAACCGCGAGGGCGATTGTCAGTCTGGATCAGGTTTCTTTTATAAGGGGATTGTATTCCTGAATAGGGAGCTTGTGGAGGGCACGGGCCTGTAGGACGTAGGGGGCGGTGGCCTGTGCCGGGAAGGCAGTTTCGTTTGGCCGTTGGAGTCGGCGGTTTAGTTCAACTTGAAGTAGACAACATAAAGGGGTCGTAGACATGTGAGAATCTTTTCTCAGTTGTCACCGACTCCTTCCTTCAGATTCCTTTCTTCACCGCGCCACATAACCTAACCATCAACCTACCGTTCATCGATTCCATTCGCGGGTACTACGTGGACGCTCTCTCTTTGCCCGCAAGCTTCTGTGGCTCCCACAGGATTCGGTGGCTTGCAAGCGAACCCGCATCCTAGGGCTCTGTCCGCTACGTTACACATCTATATGAAGTAACGAATAAAAAGAAATACGCTCCAGCGTGGCATAGCGGTTGCCCTAGCGGAAATGCCGGGATCGCCATACGGCCCGCCACACTAGAAACGCAACGGTTTGCTCGATTGGAGGACTTACATTATGAACAACGAAACCGCACTTATGAATGCCATGCTGGCCGCGATCGTGGCGGTGGGCTCGCTGGGCCTGGCCGCCGATGCGGTGGCCGCGGATAAAGGCGAAAAATGTTATGGCGTGTCCAAGGCGGGCAAGAACGATTGTCAGACGGCAACCAGCGCCTGTGCTGGATCGTCCAAGCAGGACGCTGATCCGAGCGCCTTTATTTTTCTGCCGCAGGGAAGCTGCGAGAAGATTGTCGGCGGCAGCGTGACCAGGCACCGGCATGATGCCTTCGACAGCGAAGCGTGGCTTCGGTAGCGCGATCCCGGCGTCGGCCGGGATCGGCCTGCGGGCCGATCATTACCGCGAGGTGTTGGAGACCAAACCCGCGGTAGGGTGGTTCGAGCCTCGCACCAAACCGGCTGGACCGGGCTCATCGCCAAGCTCCTGATGCCGCGCAAGCTGCGGCAGGAGGTGGTAGTCTCGGAGGCCGAATCGAGCGGTGAAGCGGAGAGGCGCAGGCGGCCGGTGACGACGGCGGCTACGAGGGATCCATTCGGGTTGGTGGGTTACAGGGCAAACAGCATGCCTAACTCACCCTACGTCGAAAGCGGTGATTAAATATCTAGGAGGCAGCTATGGACACAAAGACAAGACATTCCGATCTACCCGATGCGGTGATGCCGCACTGCCAGACGCAGCACTGGCTAAGCGGACAGACAGCGCTCGTGACCGG from Pseudomonadota bacterium includes the following:
- a CDS encoding DUF2282 domain-containing protein is translated as MNNETALMNAMLAAIVAVGSLGLAADAVAADKGEKCYGVSKAGKNDCQTATSACAGSSKQDADPSAFIFLPQGSCEKIVGGSVTRHRHDAFDSEAWLR